Proteins encoded by one window of Prevotella nigrescens:
- a CDS encoding toxin-antitoxin system YwqK family antitoxin, with the protein MKQILALLLTFLAATALQAQEAYKEHYADGKLKTAGFINKDTGKRQGHWVTYRQDGTKFEEFDYKNGEKEGKYYVYDKKGRIYIMETYHNGMLHGTMLQYYSTPDNKGRLPLYARTTYRNGEPVGTKYTYDRNGAIIKKRTFDNGMMASETVYDGNTVYNTSRKHDADASDPDDEYYYETIETARTMPGHARGNGSNTAAQRQQTAKGKRNSMATKYTKKQKTGKQRNTQTLPSFIKIENTPKPAKKGKLKVGKDGTITVE; encoded by the coding sequence ATGAAACAGATATTGGCACTTCTGCTCACTTTCCTCGCTGCAACAGCATTGCAAGCCCAGGAAGCATACAAAGAACACTATGCAGACGGAAAACTGAAAACAGCAGGATTCATAAACAAGGACACGGGTAAACGTCAAGGACACTGGGTTACTTATAGGCAAGACGGCACGAAGTTCGAAGAGTTCGACTACAAGAACGGCGAAAAAGAAGGCAAGTATTACGTCTACGACAAGAAAGGGCGCATATACATCATGGAAACTTACCACAACGGAATGCTCCATGGAACAATGTTGCAATACTACAGTACGCCCGACAATAAGGGACGACTGCCCCTTTATGCACGGACAACCTACCGGAACGGAGAGCCGGTAGGCACAAAATATACATACGACCGGAATGGAGCAATCATAAAAAAACGCACGTTCGACAACGGAATGATGGCATCGGAAACCGTCTACGATGGAAATACCGTCTATAACACTTCAAGAAAACATGATGCCGATGCCTCCGACCCGGACGACGAATATTATTATGAAACCATCGAAACTGCCCGGACAATGCCCGGACATGCCCGTGGAAACGGAAGCAACACGGCAGCGCAAAGGCAGCAAACCGCAAAAGGCAAACGCAATTCTATGGCAACAAAATATACAAAAAAGCAAAAAACAGGCAAGCAAAGAAATACCCAAACCTTACCAAGCTTCATAAAAATAGAAAATACACCCAAACCCGCAAAGAAAGGAAAGCTAAAAGTAGGCAAAGACGGTACCATAACGGTAGAATAA
- a CDS encoding SPFH domain-containing protein, translated as MGISKLFKHQMRSVIEWKEQDTNILFHRLETSTDEIKNSSKLIVAPGQGCLLVYDGKVKATLTEPDTYELQTDNHPFITTLLNLAQRMESEHKMRFYFFRTAELVNVLWGTATPVKYMEPNYKFPVAVGACGNFSVRIDDAAIMFSTLLGTVNDYTASDVRQLVSSRIVAPLTSFLAEKSYPYTEVDKHLMELSADLKLKTTEELERLGLILTDFRIDSVTFDDETLERIGRIADMTAEKLAATEVDLDYAGVQKLAALRDAVRTEGGLAGAGMQIGAGVQLAKEFFNTQDNTAKPNETTTSTTTDATARLKQLKQLFDEQLITEEEYNKKKNEILETL; from the coding sequence ATGGGTATAAGTAAACTATTCAAACATCAGATGCGTTCCGTCATTGAATGGAAAGAACAAGACACCAATATATTGTTCCATCGCTTAGAAACTTCGACTGACGAAATAAAGAATTCAAGTAAACTAATAGTAGCTCCCGGACAAGGATGTTTACTTGTTTACGACGGAAAAGTAAAAGCAACGCTGACCGAACCTGATACCTACGAACTGCAAACAGATAACCATCCTTTTATTACAACGCTGCTCAATCTGGCTCAAAGAATGGAAAGCGAACATAAAATGCGCTTCTATTTCTTCCGTACAGCCGAGTTGGTAAATGTGCTTTGGGGTACAGCAACACCAGTAAAATATATGGAACCAAACTATAAGTTTCCTGTTGCAGTAGGGGCTTGTGGTAACTTTTCTGTAAGAATAGACGATGCTGCCATTATGTTTAGTACACTTTTAGGTACGGTAAACGACTATACTGCAAGCGATGTCCGCCAGCTTGTATCATCAAGAATTGTTGCTCCACTGACCTCTTTCCTCGCAGAAAAGAGTTATCCATATACAGAAGTGGATAAACATTTAATGGAATTATCGGCAGATTTAAAGCTTAAAACAACCGAAGAATTAGAGCGTTTAGGGTTAATTCTTACCGACTTCCGTATCGATTCTGTTACTTTCGACGATGAAACTTTGGAGCGTATCGGCAGAATAGCAGACATGACAGCCGAGAAACTTGCTGCAACAGAAGTGGATCTCGATTACGCAGGAGTACAAAAATTGGCTGCCTTGCGCGATGCCGTACGTACTGAAGGCGGACTTGCCGGTGCCGGTATGCAAATTGGAGCAGGTGTTCAGTTGGCAAAAGAGTTCTTCAATACACAAGATAATACTGCAAAGCCAAACGAAACCACTACTTCTACAACAACAGATGCTACTGCTCGTTTGAAACAACTCAAGCAATTGTTCGACGAACAGCTTATTACGGAAGAAGAATACAACAAAAAGAAAAACGAAATACTTGAAACGTTATGA